The Gasterosteus aculeatus chromosome 12, fGasAcu3.hap1.1, whole genome shotgun sequence DNA window tgtgtgtgtgtgtgtgtgtgcgtgtgtgtgtgtctgggtgtattTGTGCATTTATGTGCATTTAAATACCAGGCATGTGTGAGTCAATGTTGTTATTTACTAAATATCTATTTAATGAAAGTCTTAAAGTGTTTCTCTTTATTAAACGCCGTGCTTTGTGGTATTGGATATTATTTCTGTTCCATAATATTTTGCCAACTCTCTCTGCCAGGAGTTGGAGAGGCATAGACTAGATATGGTATGggtatgtttatttttgtacatcTAACACCTGCATCGTGTAACTGGTTGTGTTATGGTTGTCATAGCAATGCATTAAGTGTAGCACTGGCTGCTGTCATACTACATTCTTCTGCATGGCTTTCCAGCAAAaccaacaaaagagaaaaagagtcaGTATGCTGCCTCCATCTGCTCGTCCTGAGGGACAACTGACCCTGTCACGGTGGCCAGGCAACTTctgtccccctcccccatcctccccctcctaCTCAGAATGCATTGCAAAGGCTGCCAGCCAATCCACACTCACTGTCTCAAAGTGCACTGGAGGAGTTTCTATCCATCACAGACATCGTCTAACCGTTGTACTGGAGTAGCCTGTGTTACCCCATAACACAGAGTGCTCGGCGATTCCGGCCCAGACattgagcttgtgtgtgtgttcgtccgTGCCTCTGTTCTGCGGTCCACCGAGTGATGGACTTTAACCTGCCCCATCCCGGCCTCTCTGTCGTTCACTGTTCCTGTACGCCGCACAAACAATGAAAACCGCTACCGAGAATCATTTTGTCTTTACGGTGGAGATACTTAGTTTGGTGAGGGTGCGGCACAACCTTTGCTTGCAAGTAGACCGGGTCAATTGTAAAACAACGATATAGATCAATTCCACCACAGGGACAACAATGATTCTGtgtagtacttttttttttccgccccGACTGTCCTGCTTGTCGTCACTCATACACAGTCACAGCTGAATCTAAAGGTCTGCCTATCAGTTTCATAGTGGACTCTGAGCCGCTTGTACCTTCCCTCAGAGCCAACTGAGATACATTAAACAATCCTGGTATTTACGGGTGTCACAGGCAATTGCATTGCTTTTGATCCGCTGTAGCTTGTCGCCACGATGCCCCTCAACACATTCATTGCGTTTGATAAAGCGCAGACTGTCTATGTCCTTTTGTAAGTTCTCCATGTGTAGATGAATCAAACCAATGAGGACAATGACATATGGTAGCAGAGTGCTCGGCATCTAGCCTGTTTTGTTTATGGCGAAACAGTCCTCACAAACTAGCCCCTTTCACTCACTCCGTGCTGGAAATGTCCTTGGCAAGCCCTAATAGTGGCaattgtgtgtttctggtgGATCACAGAGGAAATGACAGCCTGATACGGTGGAGCGGCAAACCTAAAGAGATCAAATAAAACGATAGTCAGTCACCAGTGATTCCGGTGCCCTTTTGCAGTAGACTGTGTATCATGCACCAAAGAACAGCATAGATGTCTCATCCTCAGCGGTCACATACTGTGCTAATACGTAAGGTGCCAAAACCACTGAGGTGGAACGGCTCTGTTTGTAGCTAGTCCTTACCATCTCTTCCTATTTGTCACCCTCCTCGCCAAACATTGTGAGAACGGtgtgtcaaaaataaaaccattaacaTTGCctgaattcattattttgatCATGGCAATGTGGCGAGTCTGAAGACTTCTGGCAACCAGcattttgttgcttttgttgtgTCAGCTTTAGTTTAGAGACGCCCGCCACCGATTCTAGCTGCTTCTCTTTTTTGAGCCTGTCATCACATCTACTTTGTACCGCATCTCTGTGTTGCTTTTTGGTTGTCATCGTATTACTGTACTCTTCACTAATGCTTCCACCATACATGTGAAAGTGTATACATGCGAAGCATCGTTTTGTGCCTGTTCAAGTGCGGTGCCTCCATTGAATTTAGTGCATCACAAATTTGCATTAATGCACACTAAATTTAGTCGACCTTGAGTGCTGTATGTGCAATGTGTGCTTCTTAATGTGGCTGTGTCTCTGCCACTctaggagagggagaggaggaggcaacATGTAATGCTGATGAAGGCGGTCGAGGCGCGCAAGAAAGCAGAGGTAGCCCATATGTACACAAACAGTCCACTCCACAAAAAGAGCCTAAGTCATTATTCCCCGGATGGATTCCCgccttctctcctttttgtgCGCTCTTTCcttctattcattttttttttcctccacactTTCCAAGTCAAAGGATTGTGGCCCTCAAGCACTTTCCTTTTGAATGCACACCAGCATTAGGCTGAATTCTAATACTGCTCAGCAAAGTCAAGTAAACCTTTCTGTatgtttttacacacacacacacacacgcatgctaaTGCACTaatgcacatgcacactttGCCTCCTTAATGCTCTCTTGAATTTTGGACTCTCCAGGAGCGCGAGCGCTTGCGGCAGGAGAAGAGGGATGAGAAGCGGCTGAACAAAGAGCGTAAACTGGAGCAGCGGCGGCTAGAGCTGGAGATAGCGAGGGAGCTGAGGAAGCCAAATGAAGACATGTGTCTGTCTGATCACAAGGTAGTTAACAAAGAAGCTCATCCGCTCGCTGCTATAggtgtgaagaaaaacacagagcgcacacacacgttgatGTACTGGATATTGTCAATTTTTCTCATTTAGGTGCTGTTAAATACATTGAATTAGGACACACAATtctgaataataatattatttattattattattatcagcatcattatcagtagtagtagtattagtatttAACAGTATATTTAACGTTTTCTTGACGGCCAGTATCTAAAATGAGACCACATGGTAGTGAGGATTTTTATGTGTGGAGATGTGCACCCTCAAGTGGTAGAATGAGAGTACTACATAATGTAGAAAGTAAGATGTCATTACTGTAAAAAGCACCATCTTGATAACAGTTAACAGGTGTGAGATGTAATAACAGCTTCACTCACATTTTCTCACAgctgtttaaatcacaatcgTCTGTAGTCCAAATCGGATGTAATATGTCTCACAGTTCGTTATACAGCAACAATGTGGTACCTACTTTCCCTTGTGCAGCCTCTACCGGAGTTCTCCCGAATTCCTGGACTCATCCTGCCGGGACGCGCCGTGTCCCACTGCCTGATGCTGATGCAGTTCCTGCGAGGCTTCGGCAAGGTTTTGGGCCTCGATTTGAATTTGGATGTGCCCACCTTGGGCATGCTGCAGGAGGGCTTGCTCAATGTGGGGGACAGCATGGGCCACGTCCAGGACCTTCTGGTCAAACTGTTATCCCTGGCAGTGTGTGATCCTGGTTTGCCACCTGGACAGAAGGTGAGCGAGTTCATTAAGTGGTACTTTTGTCAAATTTTGAACCACCGAAACCAGCTTGAGAATTAAACCCAAGACGGATTATTCTATGCAGTAGTTTCAgttcacatactgtatataaacGTATGACACTTAACATTAATTCTATTTAGTAAGTATTGTATGTTTACCGTAACTTGGTAATACACCTGTCATTGCTTTACTCTTAAGTGGAACTATTCTCTGGTACAAAATAATAGTCCGTATTTTTTATTAAGTGAATTTAGAAATCAGGacgttttttgctttttttgtggttttgttatttcttatttttgggGTTTAGTTTAGTTTCAGTGTTTTGATTTAAGGTTTAAGTAATCATAAATATATGCATATGAATTTAATCAGCTTACAGTCATCAAGGAAGTGTTCATTAACTCAacctcttttccttctctatCAGACAAAAACCATGCTGGGGGACCACCTGACCAATGTCGGCATCAACAGGGATAACGTGTCTGAGGTGCTACAGATGTACATGGGAGCCCATTGTGCCAATACTGAGCTTGCCCCTCTGGCCCTCAGTCTGAAGACCAAGGCCTTCCAGGCCCACACGCCGTCCCAGAAGGCCTCGATCCTGGGCTTCCTGGCTAATGAGCTGGCCTGTAGCAGAGCTGTTATCAGGTAGCAGAAGCAGCTGAAACGGAAAAAAGCGCAACCGTCCAAATGAGCTCTTTCTGTGTTACTTAATATATTCTGCATTAGACATGAACACTTTATCTATCTCTGTATTCACATAATACGCATCTCTCACCAAAAGAATATATCCATCCACCTTGCTCTTATTCTGCTTATCACCGAAATGATTCATTAGCCAATAATGTTGTATTTTATTGATGCAGTGGAAAAAAGCGTAATAATGCTGCAGCAGTTTTATTGTAAGAGAATCATGCAAGTATTCATTTGTGCACTGGGAGCTTATTGAGCTTTTATCTGTTGCTCAATGTACTTTCAGAGAATACTAAACTGTACTCTGCACAACAGTAACTTGACAGGattctgtttttcctcctccagtgAGATCGACAAGAGCCTGGATCAGATGGCCAACATGAGGAAAGACAAGATCATTATGGAGGGAAAACTGAAGAAGTATGTTTTCTTTCATCCTAAAACTGTCACGCCGTGATTGTCTGACCGTCATCTTGCTGAACTTGCGTGTGCTTATAAAGGTTGAGGATCATTCATGCCAAACGCaccgggaggagggaggccaGTATGGGCATTGAAGAGAACCAGTCCGTCGGCACTCCGTCCTCTGCCATAAAACGCAAGAGGAAACTGTGTGGAGACAGCGACGATGACGACGAAGACGACGAAGACAGTGATGACCaagcagaggacgaggacgatgaggaggaagaagaaatgaaGAAGGTTAAAAAAGTGGAGACATATGATGAggtaagaagaaaaataaaaaagatcgATCCGTCATCGAAGCTCACCGTAGCAGGTTTCTCGCTGACATTTACTGTTTGTTTCGTCCTCAGGATGAAGTGGAACAAGCCACCagtctggaggagctggagaagcagaTAGAGAAATTGGCCAAGGTATGCTTCTTAGAAGGAGTCAGAAAGAAATGCACGGTCTGTTGACACTGATAATGTTATATTAAGAACAACACACGCAGTGACATTTCACTGTGGATTgtgtttaaacacatttagtacAAAGCATTAGAACACCACAAACATCCTACACTACATGATAAAAAGCTGCATACTATAAATGGATTATTATACGCTGtgtattaaaaacaactattcttTTCTTCATATTATGAACATGTGCGCTGGCTATATCCAAATTAAGGGCATTGATTATCCCAATAAATGATCTCATTAGCATTGAATGCAATCCTCAATATATCACATTGATTATGGAAGGACACAAGGTAGCATGCATTAATCAAAACCACGTAGAGAAACCACTGAGAATGTTTTGTACGTTTGCAGCAACATCACCAGACCAGAAGAAAGCTGTTTGAAATTTCCCATTCTCTGCGCTCCACGATGTATGGCCAGGACCGCTACCGCCGCCGGTACTGGGTGCTTCCCCACTGTGGAGGGGTCTTCATCGAAGCCATGGAGAGTGGAGAAGGTAGTTACAGCACAACGCACGCTGAGTGTGCAGATTTGATTTGGCAGGTAGAGGAGGGAAAAGTGCTGTGAAAACATCTGTTTAAGCTGCATGTTTAGCTGTTTTCCTGATGATTTTTTACCTTATCTTGATCCTCAAGgacaaaaaaagataattatCTCACTGCTCTACCTTTCTCTCGAAAACAAGTTGACTCTGTAGTAACATCAGCcatggtagttttttttttaactaacaGCTCTCCCCCTGCAGCTCCAGAGGAACTGGAAGAGGAgcgacagaggaggaggagagtggctGAGGAGGTCAAAGTCAAAGAGGAACCTCAGGAGATGGAGTTGCAGAAGGAGAAACCCAACGACCTCGGTGGGCAGAGCATTCAAACGCGAGGCTTGGAGCTCGAGAAAGACGAGGAAAAGGAGCACGAGGGGAAGAAAATCTCCCTCTTTTACCAGCAGCCAGGCCGCGTATCCAAACTGTGCACATTCCGGGAGGTCGGCAAAGAGACGGTGACGGCAAAGGACGAGGAGAGTACCCATGTGAGACAAAACGGCGCAAGTCCCTTGGGCACTCCTGTTGCCACGACCAAAGGAacatccccctcccccactcacaATACCTCTGAGCCAGCAGTAGCAACAACCCCCTCCACGGTAACCAATAATGACACTAGCGTCCCTCCCCTGGCATCAACCTCTTTATCTGTCCCCTGCCTGCCAGCCCCGTGTGAAAGCCCAGGTACCACTCCTCCAACCTCCTCCCCAGCTCCATCTCCGTACCTCTCATTTCAAGCCAACGACCAGCTGCTCAGAGTCCTGACGGAGCGCAGCGGGCACTGGTTCAGCCTGCTGCCTCGCAACCCCTGCGACCTCACGTCCATCACCACGCCTCCCCCGGATGCGCCCCGCGTGCCACCCCAGGCGTCCTCCACCCCGGCCGGGCCCAGATCCCCGCCTCAGTCCCCTGCACTGCCCCTCACCTTTTCCGCTGCCTCAGCCTCCGCCAGCCCGCACCACCCAGCAGGCCTCCTCAACTACCCGCTATCAGCCCTGCAGGTGAGGCTGCTGGCTCGACACAAATAGAGATAGCCGTGTTGTACACAGTTGTTTCTGCCATGTAAAAGATCACCTAACCCATGACCCTCGGTCTTGTTTTCGTCCTCCACTCCCttatgtttttcctcttttctccccagGTGAAGTCAGGCGCTTCATTGCTAGGAGTTTCTTTCGGTAGCTGGCCCTGTGGCCTGATGAGTCCCAGTTTGCCTCTGTGCAGCAGCCCCAATCCCATGTTGGGTCATTCTCTGGATGGCAACACAGCAGCAAGTGTCTCCAGCAAAAGTGAATCACCTTTACCTTGCATGGAGAAATCCTCATCCATGCCTTCTCCTACGCTGGAGATGCCCAAATCCCTGGACCACGCCACACCTCGGCCTATTCCAGAGGGTGAGCGACTAAAACGGCATTGAGAGATATTAGTTGAGGCCGTAATTACCTCCCGTTTTCTTAATTGAGAAGAATTCACTTGCTTGATATACTTTCACTTGCCTGAATAGTCCAGGATAATTGGGTGAGGGAATGTTCCGCTCCGCTGTACGCAATTTCGTTTTGGTGTAGCGTAGCTGAGTGAAGCACCTTTTTGCTGTGACGTATGCTCTTTGTCTGGTAGTTTACATGCCTGTTTGTGCTCATTGTCTCAGAGAGCCTGACAGGGTGGTGGCGGGTGTCTGACATCGAGCAGCTGAGGGCTTTGGTCAGTGCCCTCCACAGCCGGGGCATTCGAGAAAAAAGCCTCCAGAGGCAAATGCAGAAATACACAGAGATCATCCCCCAGGTTTGCACCAAACACAAGGACGGTAAGTGCTCCAAACACCGCCTTTGAGCATATAATCACAATAAATAACATATAAGTCCTGTGAGCTGTATTTTCTGTCAGAGCAACACATGTTCAAATGTAGATGCATGCCCTTGTGACCGCTGAATCCGCTGCAAACAGCCACATGAATATCCGCGGATGTGTTTGGCTTCACTGCTCATGTGTTTACCCGCATTAGCAAGTTTATTTGCATGTGCTTTCATGGCTGACTGATGTCTCTCATGTTGTCCATCCAGTGGCCATGATTGAGCTGCGTGAGCTGGAGGAGAGCCAGGTCAGTGTGGAGTCCGTGCGCGGCTGGTGTGTCCAGGAGCAGGCGATGGAGATGGACATTGCCGTGCTGCAGCAGgtagaggagctggagaggaaggTCACCGCGGCCAGCCTGCAGGTCAAGGTAAAACCCTTAAGCCCACCCCTGCACATTTTGAAAGTGGTGTCAGAAACATATTTTAACATGTGGAGTGGTGTGATCAGAGGCCTGATGTCCTCTCCCAGGGCTGGACCTTTCCGGACCCTCAATCGGAGCGAGAAGACCTGGTGTATTACGAGCACAAGCCCCCCACCAAATCAACGCCTGGGTCTGCCAATGCAGGAGACAAGGACTCCAAGGAGCACCCGGAAGAGCGGGGGGAGAAGGGCGGGGTGATGCGTCACCTGGACAACCCACTGGACATAGCAGTGACACGTCTGGCTGATCTGGAGCGCAACATCGAGAGAAGGTACCTGAGGAGCCCCTTAGGTACCACCATTCAGATCAGGCTGGATAATGTGGGTACGGTCACTGTCCCTGCTCCTGCCCCATCCACTAGTGCTGACAGGGAAGGGTAGGTCATTTCTCCAACCAACGCTCCCCGTTCTCCCACTAAGAAccttttcctctctgtgtgtgcttcATGTTTCCCATACTACTCAAACAGGGGGGGTATTCGCTGCCTTTACAGCAGCTTTCTGTGGTGGCTtgttgcatttttgtttgttcctttggtCTTGTGCAGTTTCTTGGCCGGGTTGGGGGTCTGCACTCAGTTTCATTTCCTGTGTAGGTGTTGCTTACTGGCTTGATGCATTTCTGCAGTCATCCGCATGGTGTGTGCATCAGTAACCTTGGTTATGGGCGTACTCATATCTCCCACTGTACAGCATACACTTTCACGGGTCCTCACTCTTTCTGCATGAAGTTCCCCTTAAATAACAAAATCGGTGTGTACGTCTCCTTGGAGCCCTACAGCTCCCCCCTAAATCCTCATGCCTGTCTCTGCACAGCTGCGGCTCTTTGTGGTCTGCTGTCTTGTTGGCGGCTGGCTCAACTGATACAGTTAACTGCctattgtgcgtgcgtgcgtgtgtttgtgtgtgtaaatacacCCACGCATTCACGTACATGTGTGGCCCGCTCTGTCTCATTGTCTGTCATTATCTCCTGttagcagcgaggaggaggtggccCACGGTATGAAGGTGTGGAGGAAGGCTCTGACTGAAGTGCGCAGCGCTGCCCAGTTGGCCATGTGCATCCAGCAACTTCAGAAGTCCATCGCCTGGGAGAGGTCCATCATGAAAGTGGTGAGCGCTGCATCTCCGCAACgttaattaaaaacaagcaaTACTCAGAAGgggtatgtgtgtttttaatgaatgcacttgtttgtgttttttagtaCTGTCAGATGTGCAGGAAGGGCGATAACGAGGACCTGCTCCTGCTGTGTGACGGCTGTGACAAAGGCTGCCACACTTACTGTCACAAACCCAAAATCACCAGTATTCCAGAAGGAGACTGGTACTGCCCGGCCTGCATATCCAAGGTATCAACTCCATTAAAATTGCAATGTCATCTCTCTTACGGTTGATTACTTGTAGAGGAAATTCTAGCCACGTTTTTGTTTATCTGTTCTTTTACTTCTTCCTCTGTAATTTAGAATTTTAGTTTCCACAAACCAGTATTTGCAAATGTTAGTATTTAACCggccaaacaaatatttttcttaTTAAACCTGTCAATATTCTGCCTCAGCACTTAAAATCAAAACATATTTATGCTGAAAGTATTTGGGGGATTGtatgcattcatttaaaagctGACAATACAGAGTTGAGTGTAAATattgggaaagagagagaaaaaaacatgcaacaaagCTCATTCAAAACAACTGCAAGGATTATATATTTCCTGTTTGGTTACTTTGACTTTGAAGTTTTATGGTTTGCAAATTGACTCGGCATTAGTTCCATTGAGGGACAATGAAACTCTCCAATTCATAAAACTCTGAGAAATAACATTTTCCTGAAGGCtattgtgatgtttttattgtgatGTGCTTGCAAAAGACTACTCATATTATTGGTGGTCCACGATCAGACAAGTAGTTTAGAAAAGGCCCAAATGAGAATTGGTCAGTGGACACTGTAGTTTTAGCGTTGACTGCAAAGAATGTATTCTTAATTCTCTGCAGGCGAGTGGCCCGtctcccaaaaacaaaaaacctccGAGCAAACCATTAACATCAAGCGGAGGAGGTGCTAAAAAGGGTGCAGAGGGGAAGAAGAGCGGGAAGCAGGCGGGCAACGGAGAGGTAGCGGTGGACGACCCGGCCAGCAGCACAcccaaaaaagcagcaaaagacaccagcagaaagagaaaaacagaggagAGCTCACCTGCGCCgccagcagccaatcaggagagccctgtgtgtgtgaagagagcCAAGACGGCCAAGGACAACAACAGGGACCTGGGTTTATGCAGGTATGCGCCTCGGGCCTGTTCATACTCGTCTTCCATCAAAACCTCCACCTGTTATCCATCCGTCTCCTTAACACTTTTGCAGTTGCTGCCATCTACTGTAGTGACAGTATCAAGACGTTGTTTTCTCTTTAGCAGTGAACACGGCTCTTCTGTGATTTTCTTCTGCGATCAAGTCCTACAAATTGCTCCAAACAAAGGAGGAAGAAATTCTAAACTTCCCAGTGGAAGAAAACTCCTCAAAGCGACGGCCACGCCTTGTCCGTGTCTgaccacttgtgtgtgtgtgtgttcaacagGGTGCTTCTTGCTGAGTTGGAGCGGCATCAGGACGCGTGGCCGTTTCTCACGCCAGTCAACATGAAATCGGTCCCCGGCTACAGGAAGGTCATCAAGAAACCGATGGACTTCACCACCATACGTGAGAAGCTCGTGAGCAGCCAGTAAGTTCCCGCCGCATGTAATTTTGGGTTACACCACAGCATTTGATCTCAACTTaacactctttttttaatttcaggtATCAAAACCTTGAGACCTTCATCATCGATGTTAACTTGGTCTTTGATAACTGCGAAAAATACAACGAAGACAATTCAGACATTGGTCGAGCTGGTCATAACATGAGGAAGTTCTTCGAGAAGCGCTGGACTGAGcttctgaaacaaacaaattaaacgTCTGTTCAGATTCTCTCCATAAACCCATTCAACTTTTCATACCGGAGCACCTGGTTTtacgtttgtttttattttctgatgGATACAGTGGCTTTGCAGAATGGAAGAAGTCCAATCCGTAATAAGGAACCCGCGGTGTGCATAAGATGAGATGTCACCGTCGgggctaaaaaataaaaatggcgtTACATGAGGTGCGCTGGATTTTATTACAACAGGGATAAAAGCCCCAAAGAGTCCCATAGAAATGGGGTGTCGTAGTGCAATACTATTCCCTGTCTCAGAACACTGCACTGAATTTATCCTCAACTGTCACTGACGTGTCTGCGCTAGAAGACTTTCCACTACTTGTAAATAGTCTTTTGTTATTTAATCGTATTATagtgaatgtatttaattttgTAATAATTATTTATGAATCAAGGTCCACTTCATTTTCTATGAAAAGGAAGAATCAGCTGAACTGCtttgaattaaaaaaggaatgtgtctttgtgttataATTTTTCTCCCAAATATTAAACAaagccaagaaaaaaaaaaatactgtttaCACTGTTCAGTGCTTTGAGGCATCAGAGGACTGTATTGATTTGTTCAAACTGTAaaactgcatttatttacaGGAACAGCAGACGGACAGTTAGACAATTGTGATTTATGTGTATATACTGTTTATTAATGTCAATATTATGTCTTGTTTGAAACAATGTGTAAAAATTGTTTAAGAATATTAAGATATTGTTTATGCCTTAGAATGATTGTAGCATTCTATTTTAGTGTACGTGATGAAAACATTATCATAAATATTGTttgtacagtatatacatatCCTCTGCAAACACTGTGGTATCCTTAATCTTGGTAGTGCCTACCCTTCCAACAGGGGCATGTAGGGGACgttattgtttttagttttcattctcatgacatcattttttttttttaatatgattttaatCCAACGAGGCCTCCAAAGTTggacagtgacacaaaaatcaTTCCTCTCCatagcagaaaaaaaaggaaaaacaagcaTTCAGTAATGCTTCCATGACGCATTTCCTCGTAATCTGCCACAATACAGAGGACCTAAGGCCATTTGTAACCACTGTGTTGAACCTTTGCTGTGTGTTGTGGCCTGATGGAGGCAGCTAGATTTTTTTGTACCCAAGTCAAGAGTACTTGAAGTTACTTTATTTAAGATATTGTGGAATAAAAGTATCATTCTTTTGTAGGAGCTTTATTTTTCACTAGTGTGTGGCACGGACCTATTAAAAGGATGTTTTTCAACGTAAAAAGCTTCAACTTGCTTTATTTCAACTCTGTCCTCCTGAATGTTTTTTGGTAAAAGCCATGGTGGTAAACGTGTAATCTCTTTTACTCTATACGCAAGAAGAACAGTTTGTAATgctgttaaaaacacaaacatctacTTGGAGATCTAACTGCCTGACATAATTTGCTCGCAATAACAGAAATGCATGGAGTTATATTTGGGAGTAgtatttcaattatttaaacTGTTAATACCCCATGGGGCAACCCTCCATTACAGGTAACATTCCTGTATATGTAATTTAATTGGACTTAAGTAAAAGAAGAAAGTCTGTTTCACTCAGAATGGCCTCTGTTGGCGTCGCATGTAATGCATTAACATGCAAGCAGCATTATCATGTTTACCTTGTAAAGGTGGAGCCAACTAACTACTTTACATACCTATAGACATGTCGGCCTGTCTTAAACTGAAAGAAGTAACCAGGATGtcaaatggatttaaaaaatgaaattaaaaaaaatccttttgaaATGTAGTTGAAGAATTAAGTAAAATAAGAGACATTAATTATGTAAATGCAGACGTGTAACTTGCTGAATTGTTCAACTGTTACAATATACACATAATACAGTTTACAAAATTACAAATCACCATCATCAACCACTTAAAGTCCAGCTATTTTATACATCAGTGGAGTACTCTGTAACTAATAACAACTAGTCACTAATGTAGTTTAGTCCTTTTACTAATTTACTTTTCCTATCCTTTAACTACCAAATATTAGGGTTAATGGCA harbors:
- the baz2ba gene encoding bromodomain adjacent to zinc finger domain protein 2B isoform X30; translated protein: MQDMESGERLASPAPTLSAARTSSPAASSSSSSSSSSSSASSPAPHSKSSLAPSPSAPGSNLSTSGRLFGAGEQPFIGSALSSAFPLVNHPAFGALYSSGAGRPEFGGLGSLGMSAALAAHPQLGALSEWWRAAEAHGRGAAAFLPSFISFPPFFSPHMQPNHSASPVQIRMPGKNSHAAPKGVNGAVNGGGVCPPTTQSGGFSASPAPVQASTKPTKNPDPSNSHRSSPQTNPAELVDKPIHRPKEKKPRRKPGDASLASNSESGTSSDSSSDGSLSSDLEDLAEDDEDDDDDEDDDDEEEDKQIEFSDSEKRSKKQTKVLIPSTGSTKANRPTSGEAHDMKVSKAQRASSNPPNLVPFPCSTSPPVFTQTSPLALHGSRSRTEGPQQHLSVIQSTGLAANTKPLALLSQPRREFSPSSSPMALAMSPEALSSAASPKAPKPLPSSSSSPQHLPLSLCSSPKPLSMPSPPRPTLPPPTSPKPFGSTSSVRSSQKSSPKPPRRAAAGSAKSNKRKQLEASLAQITEFRLKQTLMSQGQTFPAELKKQQQGPNKSPKRTPLSSPPLPPAPAPPPQNNHSNLFLSSALLGLPEPHPPNGVIQSITQDAPLALITKPRKDSQCDSDGGSMPVNLSTGASRIQATAQAGPQSQPSTTSPHAAGHGPRKNKAPKGKAQTPGQGQGQAQGQADPLAAWKGFSQNHLVQSLVDLFRGGEPGIGIPGVSIPGVGIPGMGIPGTCNPTAGLPANKESDDSGDDDDDEDDDLEEEEEDEEDSDDSLSESDSNSDSDISGMKVKELKLLPSGSSKKETTPRRLTKGPELLNTSTNHTATSCSPLDLQVIKTPTIVTSSSALAYHSSPGSSSYSLASPLGSGKRKRVMDEKELMIPLELGWRRETRIKSVAGRSQGEVAYYAPCGKKLRQYPDVMKGLQWSLLKEEEVIPRILAMEGRRGRPPGSDRESAGEGGKGSRRRKGRPPNVGDPLLPEGPSPSEVKLLRKLEAQEIARQATQMKLMRKLEKQALARAAKEARKQQAIMAAEERRKQKEQIKILKQQEKIKRIQQIRMEKELRAQQILEAKRKKKEEVANAKILEAEKRIKEKELRRQQAEILKHQERERRRQHVMLMKAVEARKKAEERERLRQEKRDEKRLNKERKLEQRRLELEIARELRKPNEDMCLSDHKPLPEFSRIPGLILPGRAVSHCLMLMQFLRGFGKVLGLDLNLDVPTLGMLQEGLLNVGDSMGHVQDLLVKLLSLAVCDPGLPPGQKTKTMLGDHLTNVGINRDNVSEVLQMYMGAHCANTELAPLALSLKTKAFQAHTPSQKASILGFLANELACSRAVISEIDKSLDQMANMRKDKIIMEGKLKKLRIIHAKRTGRREASMGIEENQSVGTPSSAIKRKRKLCGDSDDDDEDDEDSDDQAEDEDDEEEEEMKKVKKVETYDEDEVEQATSLEELEKQIEKLAKQHHQTRRKLFEISHSLRSTMYGQDRYRRRYWVLPHCGGVFIEAMESGEAPEELEEERQRRRRVAEEVKVKEEPQEMELQKEKPNDLGGQSIQTRGLELEKDEEKEHEGKKISLFYQQPGRVSKLCTFREVGKETVTAKDEESTHVRQNGASPLGTPVATTKGTSPSPTHNTSEPAVATTPSTVTNNDTSVPPLASTSLSVPCLPAPCESPGTTPPTSSPAPSPYLSFQANDQLLRVLTERSGHWFSLLPRNPCDLTSITTPPPDAPRVPPQASSTPAGPRSPPQSPALPLTFSAASASASPHHPAGLLNYPLSALQVKSGASLLGVSFGSWPCGLMSPSLPLCSSPNPMLGHSLDGNTAASVSSKSESPLPCMEKSSSMPSPTLEMPKSLDHATPRPIPEESLTGWWRVSDIEQLRALVSALHSRGIREKSLQRQMQKYTEIIPQVCTKHKDVAMIELRELEESQVSVESVRGWCVQEQAMEMDIAVLQQVEELERKVTAASLQVKGWTFPDPQSEREDLVYYEHKPPTKSTPGSANAGDKDSKEHPEERGEKGGVMRHLDNPLDIAVTRLADLERNIERRYLRSPLGTTIQIRLDNVGTVTVPAPAPSTSADREGSEEEVAHGMKVWRKALTEVRSAAQLAMCIQQLQKSIAWERSIMKVYCQMCRKGDNEDLLLLCDGCDKGCHTYCHKPKITSIPEGDWYCPACISKASGPSPKNKKPPSKPLTSSGGGAKKGAEGKKSGKQAGNGEVAVDDPASSTPKKAAKDTSRKRKTEESSPAPPAANQESPVCVKRAKTAKDNNRDLGLCRVLLAELERHQDAWPFLTPVNMKSVPGYRKVIKKPMDFTTIREKLVSSQYQNLETFIIDVNLVFDNCEKYNEDNSDIGRAGHNMRKFFEKRWTELLKQTN